In the genome of Siniperca chuatsi isolate FFG_IHB_CAS linkage group LG14, ASM2008510v1, whole genome shotgun sequence, the window GTGCCAGGCTGCTGCCACATGGTGTGAGACaggggtggtgtgtgtgtggtgggggatGTGTAGTCATGCATTCTTAGGACTTTCATTACTGCTAATATATGTTTGTCTTTGCCTTATGTAGATACAATCCCAAATAATGCAGAACGAAGTAAGTGATACCCCCACACACTGTTCATTTTCTCCATTCACATTACTTACATTCACATGTTTGATACTGTAATTTGTCTCATGTTAATTGTTCATAGCAAAGATTGTCAGAGATGCCAATGTATCTGCaaatcaaactttttctgtttcaacAGTCAGCTATTTGGTCATCTTTCACATTTTCCTCACCATGTTTATATGGTCTTACTGGAAAACTATCAGGTCCAGACCAGCTAGCCCCTCAAAAGCGGTAAGCCAAGAGTTTACAGGAGGATTTGGTGGATATACATGTATAGAAAActaataatttcacaaaaaaccTTTGCAAGACTGTCCAAAACAAGTTTACAATATGTTATTTGTTGGGCTTTCTCTGACAGTTCGGTCTGCCCAGAGCAGAGAAGGAACTGTATGAGCGAGAGGAGCGAGCCGAAACACAACAAGAGATTCTGAAGAAAGTGGCGAGGAATTTACCTGTGTATACACGCACGGCAGGAGGAGGTGAGGCTTTCACCACAGCAGCAAAACTAACTGTGGTTGTCTTACTATTTTAACGCCCAGTAGTTGCTTAGAAGCGTACCACCGGGGAAAACTATGTTAAGTCGCTGTTTAACTGTTACCTCTAGTAAAGAAGGAAGCTCACAGAGACACTTTCCTCATCGTTCAGTTCATGTTTGTCACTCACGTGCACTGAAGAAAATAAGCAATACAAATGAAATTGGGCAAATATGTTGCTACATTGTGTCTTCCCCTTTAGGATAAAAGTGCAATACTGATTATATCTTTATAAAAGGAAGTACTCTGAGACACACTATAAGCTGTTGCTGCTATCATGCTCATTTGTCTTGTGTTTACGGAACTGTATGTATCAGGAGGATTAATTGGACTCAGGTGCACCTCGTTTCCTCTACAGGCCACACCTTGCTCGTCTACTCATCAACAATCATGATCTCACCTACTTGGTTTCACAGGGACATttgaaaatacactttataaAGATAATGCTGTGCCCTCATATTTATATTCAAGCTTTTATTAAACTTATATGGAACAATGGAAAAGTCTTCAAAGTCTTCAAAATGCAGAATACACCTCAAATTCTTGTTCTGTTGAAATATAAACTACGTCACATTCAACGTGATAGTGCAGTCTTTCATATAAGAGCGCTGTGTCTGGGGCATAGACTGTACAGTAGTAATtctaatttaattttctctAAATAGCCATCCGATACTGCGACCACTGCCAGGTAATCAAACCTGACCGCTGCCATCACTGCTCAACCTGTGAGATGTGAGTGTTTTCTAAGTGTACACACTGTATAATTTAtggcttttattttcattttttactttgtgtttaaactGATTCGCACTCTGATTTTATGTTCGCAAACATCCGAAAACTGCAGCTTCTGGAAacagaaagtgaagagaaaacagGGGGGAACATGCAAATGTGTTGCTgctgagaaataaaacaataaatgattaaacagagtgtttgtttttgctgctaATGGTGCCAGggttttaaaattatatattcaCCCACTTTTTCATGTACAacctaacttttttttttagatattgaGCACCACCAATATGATGTGTTTTCCTTATTCTCATTCTTCAAGGTGTGTGCTGAAAATGGACCATCACTGCCCCTGGTAGgcttttctcatttaactctgCATTTAAGCTGGTTTTTAACTCCTTTATGAGCTAAGTTTGCTTTTAAAGCAAATGTAGAGAGATGAGCATATTTTACTTTCTGTCTCATGTTTCTGTCGTGTTTTCTTCCAGGGTAAATAACTGTGTTGGATTCTCAAACTACAAGTACTTTGTCTTGTTCTTGGCCTACGCCTCACTCTACTGTGTAGTAATTTGTGCTACAGTCATCCAATATTTCATCAAATTCTGGACCGTAAGTACAGAAACttcctcttttttgtttttgttttttaaaatcggCATGCTCTTGCGTAGGACCTTTTTGAAGCCCATTTTACTCATAAGATCGCCATGGCAGCCTTGAGTTTAAAAACTATTAACATGCTTTcttttaaatgtacaaatattgCTATTTTGAACAAAAATCTAATAACTTGCATCTTCttgaattcaatttaaaaaaaaaaaaaaaaatgattgcaGCCAGGCTGTGGTGAGGCATGTGATCAGCAACTAATCTGCATCGTAAGATATCGTCCACTTGGTTTACAAATGTGTCACTGTGGTGCACAAGTATGTCATGCAATCACTTATAAGGGGATCTACTTCAGGATACTGCTTTGCAAAAGACAATGGCTCCTGTCACGTAGTCCAACAGTGAAGGAGTATATTGTGTTATAGCAAAAATATACTAAAGGCGATGTTGTATTCAggcaacaaaataataaaatgtttaattttctaCTTTACTGCAGTCAATTGTTAGGCAAAGATGACTTGACATGAGGACAAGAAATATACTTGCACACTGACAAGGCTAacacttttgttctttttgttctgtCTGAAGAAACAGCTGCCTGACACGCATGCCAAATTCCAcatcttgtttctgtttttcgTGGCGGCCCTGTTCTTTATCAGCATCCTGTCACTTCTCAGCTACCACCTTTGGCTTGTGGGAAAGAACAGGACCACTATAGGTATCTATAGATAAATGTCATCTAATTCAAGATCTGATTGTATCCTTTAAAAGGTGCCACTGAAAagctaaatatgtttttatatccATTTTCAGAGGCTTTTAGAGCTCCTGTCTTCACAAACGGTCCAGACAAAAACGGGTTTTCTCTGGGCTTTAGCCGAAATGTATCTGAGGTGTTCGGAGAGCAAGCAAAGTACTggatgtttcctgttttctcaAGGTGAGTCTACTCTGACCTGATATAACTGCAGCTATCAATCCCCTTAGCAATCGCAATGATGCAAATAAATAGACAGCACTGCTGTTATGTCAACACTGTGCTACACTAATTAGCTCTGTATTAGCAGATTTATAAGCTCCATATCTATCATTAGTGTTACAGTAAAGCTATTTTAATGGAGtggagaaaataagaaaaaatacttGTGCCCAAAGTACGATTTAACCCTGAATCCATCcattgctaacatgtttactaatgctgttttttatctgtttttatcagTCTGGGAGATGGACATTCCTTTGTTACCAGATTGCTACACATAGATCCTGAACAAGCAAACAGTGTCCTCCAGCAAAATGGCAAAAGGCTagtattgtttgtttctttttgaaatatttaaccTGTTTCCTTTTAAGTTTTGTTTGCTAGATGTTAATCTCTAATGTGACTTTAATCTCAGCCCTGCTGATGGGGAGGCCAACTCTTGTGTGCTTGGTAACAATATACAACACATAGACAGCAAAGAGAAAATTGGTATGTTGTTGATGCTTTttctcacatttcattttttgcattttgatggCTtatatttaagtgttttttgtaattacttttctgttaaaaaagCAACGCTTAACAGTTCCTGAACCATCTCTTGTGTCCTCTCTGTTTCCTTTCAGATGGAGGCCAGATAGTCTCTGTGACTATGGAGAGTGAGCCATAGCAGGTATGTGGACATTACATGAATACTGTAGAGTTTTGCTGGTTTGTCCTCCTCCTGTGTTGATTTGTACTTTGTTGGCTGTTGCTGCAGGTCGCAGCCTCATCAGTAAAGAGCTCGTCAACAATGATGCCTTGAGCATCAACACCACTACAGGAGCCATCCTCCACCCTCATTTAGAGTTTGACAGTGCAGCCTCAAGccacatgttttgtatgcacATTAAATGGACCATCCTTCATCTAGTGTGCTTTTTAAACTAGCACCACAACAATATCATGTCAACAGAGACTGTACAGAGACCTCATAGACTGCACCAGTCTGAAGAAGAGGTGATTCACaggttttgtctttgttttgagccaaagacattcaaataatgttttgttgttattgcaTCTGAAAAACTCTGGGACTGTTTTCCCCCACCCCCGAGCCAATGTATATCTACATTGTCTGTGTTTATCTACATTGATTAATCACATTATACATGTCAACTAGAGAATCATCCTTTTGTCAGTATTAATCAAGCATTAATAACTAAGCCTCAAGTCGGGTTGTGCTTGATGTAGAGCAGTGGGAACCACTAAAGCGAGATTTGTATGATAACtcacaacaacatttcaacaCTGTCAACAGTGTGCAGAATATCTTATCAGTTTTAAACTCCAAGCACAGTGCAATTATTCAGACCAGTAGTCCATTATCAGATGGTCTAATTTAGTTTACAGTTTACATGATTGAATAAATGTAAAGGTCTTTCTGTTTACACTTTtgagatatttattttttacagttcaAATTTTATACTGTGGTCAAACACGCAGGTGATATAAGCTTAAATGTGAGGACCAAATCCAGTTTAACTACAGTTTAAAATGGTTTCATCTcatttcaaataattatttaagaCACATAACCAATAGATTACATATAATGCAGAGTACTTATCAATGAGATTGCCATTTTTCATTGCactataaatgtatgtaatttaattgttttcaaGCTTTTATAAATTAATTGCAGTGTCTTCTGTatcttttgatttgattgtaatggcttatttgttttatttatatttatttagtttaaaaaaaaagtatggaCGGTCATGTTTGTCCTCTTTGTTAAGTAGGCCTCAGAACGTTTTAATTTTCATGATCAATCGTTTGCTGCAGTATGTATTTGTTAAATTAATCAAACTTGATTTGTGTcctttccatttgtttttccGGATATATTATAAAGATTTATTTGAAAGGTGGAAAGTAAGAGCACAAAATGAAACCACAATAATGTATATTGTCAGAAAGGTCAGGGACATTTGATCCACTGTGTCCTTGAGCCTGAACCAGGTGAGATAAGGTGGACTTTATATACTAGCTATGAAAGAGTAGTCTAGTGTCATCATAAATGCTCCTCTCTGTGCTCCTGGCAGCTGTTTCATTATATTACATTCCTTTTAGTGGAAATGATGCACAGCACAATGTGGGGCTTGCCTGACTGATCAgtagatataataatatgtacataatatatataataataatgagtaGATGTTACTGATTGAGTGGTAGCCCATGTGAATGTACTCACAGTACCTCACAGTAGTTTTATAACTAACTTCACTGTCTGAACCAAGCAGCTAGAGCTGCTAATGTAGTTAGGCCTGTAAAGAACTGCTGTTTTAATGAGACAACATTATTCATGCAGGGTGATCTTCATTGTTCtgtaacaataaatgtaaattatgaAACTATAAGATGTGATTCTTCATATTAAACACAGGTGTGCTGTGATTTGTTACAAATTAGAGGAATTTAAAATTCTCACTTGACTGTGAAACAATCTCCACACTCTGACTTTGTGGATTACAGCCATACCTCTTCGGATGTCTGTCATAACCGGCTGAAAACTATAAATTTGTCCAGATTCCAGTCaaataacatatttaaattaataGTCAAATTGGGGTTATATCTGCTTTTTTCATAATGTTTCATGTGACAGTCACAGCTGTAATGACACAATAGGGAAAatagtgtgtttgtggtttatatttttggcttttagtaaAATTACTCAACCACTATTGGATGATTTGCAAAAAAATTTAGTTGCATACATTCattttcccctcaggatgaaatgcaattttggtgatccctgaacttttcatctagcgccatcatcaggtcaaaatttcagtttgtccaatactttggtttacatGGCATTCTAATCTCAGCTGTAGTTtgtctttagtgctaattatcaactgttagcatgctaatatgctaaacaaTGGTGAACATATTAAGCCTTAtacattagcatgctgacgttagcatatTGCTCGAAGCACCATTGTGCCTGAGTGCAGTCTCATAGAgccgctaacatggctgtagactctcagtcttgttaaGTCTGAAGTGGTCACTGGAGCTCCATACTGTGTGGCCACCAAGGAAAAAATGTCACTGTGATATTTGCTAGGCTAAATAAAATTCAATGGTGGATTTTCCATCTTCAAACTATTGTAGAAGAGATGCTAAATGAGGAACATGTGGAACAATACTCTCTTCCCAATAAAGAGAATCATGAGGCCTCAGCCCCATGAAAATGAACCTTTTAAGCAAAAATTACCGAATTCTATATCCATCATGAATGGCATGAATATATAGCCCTCAACTTGACATTAAAAAAGTCAACAGTCATAAGAAATGGTTTAACTGCAGTGTAAGTGCTGGTGATATACAGATACAACTTTAACAGCtgccctgagggcagggcttaagcaacacacagtagcttacatttctgagttctcagaccattttcacaattgagaatgacttccggatgggagctgaaacgtcttgattctgaaaacagtgtccagatgactacgactgaaaccttttctacaatggtaGAAATGCCAGAGTTCAAAGAGACACGAGACTTCACTTTTTCAAGATCATTAGAGTTGGACACTGGTGACATGCTCATTCAAGTGTTTGACACTCGTTGACCTATTGTCTGGCACAGGGACATGGTGAGCTGGGAACAAGATTAGCTGGCTGGCTGGGGAGAGGTGAATGACCTCAGTGCCGTTCACCTTTCCATAATAATGCAACAGATAAAGTTGTAAGAGTCTCAACcctggggtgcacggtggcacggtggcagagcggctaaagctcctgcctcccaataaggagatcgtgggttcgattcccggaccagaccaacatcacacaatctctctgggtggagtctgcatgtcctccccgtgttaccgtgggttctctccgggttctccggcttcctcccaccgtccaaagacatgcatgtgtaggttaattgataactctaaattgcccgtattgaatgaatgtgagagtgaatggttgtctgtccttgtctgtgtctgtgttagccctgcgacgagttggccactgtccagggtgtaccctgcctaaggcccaaagtcactgggataggctccagtcacccgcgacccctaacgggaccaagcggtagaaaatggatggatggatggagtctCAACCCTTTATAGCTTCCTTATAAAGGGTTATCCAGGATTTTCCAATTATCAATCTCAAATCTTCAAGACATTCTTGAAGGATTACTTGTGCTGTGCCAAAACTTAAcaacattaatttttttttcactcaaaaAATGTTAGAAGGACAATCTGAATGCAACACTCAGCCAACCACCCAAATTTCATTTAATTCTGATTATATCCTTTaagagcagtggtgaaagaaatATTCAgctcctttacttaagtataccacactgtgaaaacaagtaaaagtcctgcattcaaaaccttaagtTAAAGTaggtaagtattatcagcaaaatttactttttacattCCGCAGTAAAATGTTCCTTATCAGTGTTTTAgtaaattgtgttttaattaatatcactgctgcattaatgtgtatgttgcattttactgctgtagatgtttgaggttgagctaattttaactactttatacactgttgggtagatgcactattacttaccacttttttacaattacattgtattattataccgtgcatacttatcaacctctaaatccactttgtattttacacttatttaattttatacttatatccactttgtacttaatttattttacctgtattatagtgtattatattctgattgcttagaacttctattcctgtgtgcactgacgtgatagtgagctgctgtaacaaaagagttaataaagtatttctgattctgattctgatttgatatacagcaatgcatcatactTTTCAtgagctgttttcagctttgtgacgatgcattttccagctaatccccaagttgttttttctatagtttatttagcttaagaagtaggagaattttctcaacccatcaTTCAGTGtatcagaaacattcacattcaaattccccgaatttggagatacatggttttcactggacaggaaggagatgaaaaattgtaatctgaaaagtaactagcaactaaagctgtcagagaaatgtggagtaaaaattacaatatttgtaatgtacttagttacattccaccaatGTTTAAAAGTTGCCACTATCTTTTGCTTCTCCGACTAACTTACTGACATTTAGCGATTAATAAATTAACCTTCAGTTAATCATTTAGAGAGAATGGTTATCTTTTCCATTGAAATAAACAGGTTTAATTTTTCTGAATATACTCTTATGTCCCACCACCCATGCATGTTTTTTGACCTTATCAACCACAGCCTGCATAAGAGCGATGCTGACAACACACTATTTATTGTAATAATTCTGCATAGTTCAGTAATCATATCCTGAAGATTTGGGAGAGAACGacacaaagtgacaaaataatgtagGGAAAATAATGTTCTGTATGTAAATACTGAATGCGTACTAAAGGCactaaaactgaaatataaaataaatatgttccTCATAGCCCGAGCTTGAAGGAAATTCCTTTATCTTTTTATACCCTTTTATATTTACTGGGAAGGAAACAACACACCCTGTCAAAGTTCATCTCTCCTGACACACTCACTGGGTCTCACCGTTTAACTAAAACTCTGACCTTGGTGTAATTTTAATTACTGTGACTTAAGTCTGTGAATGAATGAGCAGCAGTTACTTATGGAGGTGTTCTCTTAAACTTGGAAGCTCTGAACCTGTCATCCCACCTTCACTTCTTATAAGTCACCTAAAGGGTACACTTGCTGTTGAACCTGCTACTAGAATTCACCGGCTGACACTGCATTGTAAAGGGAAAACAGATTATTTAAGTAGACCTTGTTATTTTACAATTACAACCTACTGATCAGATTTACAAGTAATTTGCTACTAGGAGAGAAAGCTGAGTTCAATTTAAATTGTCTAgaccatttctttttaaactgaaatttcTCAAGAGGAATATCTGCATGCCATGGAGGAACCCCTCAACAGCACCATTGATCCGGCTTGTTTACAAGAGCCCCCGCTGGCCATCGACGTGATTGAGCGTAAGTGACCCACATTACCACATCCTGCTTGCTGATAATGTTTTCTTATCAACCAGTCTGAGCTAATGCTGTTAGCAGTCCACTGAGCAATGTCAGActtatatctgtgtgtctgagagTCCTCTACCATATAATACTGGTTTCTTCTTTGATCATTTGTTTGCCTCTGTTCCAAAATATAACAATATCCCACAAAGTAACATAAATGCATTGCTAGGACTTAATAGTACGCATTcatgaatatacagtaagagTTAAATGTGCTACAGTAGGAGTAACAAAAGCTTGTTTGCCGCATTGTGCTGAAATACCCTCTTATTAGAATTAACTTAGCATTCCTACCctattttaagttaaaaaaaaaataatccaagCAAAATCTGTTTTG includes:
- the LOC122887927 gene encoding palmitoyltransferase ZDHHC20-B-like isoform X1, producing the protein MDVTSPSANVFFGLKMAPSHALRCCKRALNWIPVLFINLVVGWSYYAYVVELCVYTIPNNAERISYLVIFHIFLTMFIWSYWKTIRSRPASPSKAFGLPRAEKELYEREERAETQQEILKKVARNLPVYTRTAGGAIRYCDHCQVIKPDRCHHCSTCEMCVLKMDHHCPWVNNCVGFSNYKYFVLFLAYASLYCVVICATVIQYFIKFWTKQLPDTHAKFHILFLFFVAALFFISILSLLSYHLWLVGKNRTTIEAFRAPVFTNGPDKNGFSLGFSRNVSEVFGEQAKYWMFPVFSSLGDGHSFVTRLLHIDPEQANSVLQQNGKSPADGEANSCVLGNNIQHIDSKEKIDGGQIVSVTMESEP
- the LOC122887927 gene encoding palmitoyltransferase ZDHHC20-A-like isoform X2; this encodes MDVTSPSANVFFGLKMAPSHALRCCKRALNWIPVLFINLVVGWSYYAYVVELCVYTIPNNAERISYLVIFHIFLTMFIWSYWKTIRSRPASPSKAFGLPRAEKELYEREERAETQQEILKKVARNLPVYTRTAGGAIRYCDHCQVIKPDRCHHCSTCEMCVLKMDHHCPWKQLPDTHAKFHILFLFFVAALFFISILSLLSYHLWLVGKNRTTIEAFRAPVFTNGPDKNGFSLGFSRNVSEVFGEQAKYWMFPVFSSLGDGHSFVTRLLHIDPEQANSVLQQNGKSPADGEANSCVLGNNIQHIDSKEKIDGGQIVSVTMESEP